The following are encoded together in the Pleurocapsa sp. FMAR1 genome:
- the ftsH gene encoding ATP-dependent zinc metalloprotease FtsH, with product MKTQTISQATYNTFINEIRANKIQQVTIKSRWIEYQLKAEFGGQRYRTQKHDSDENLISVLSRQNIEFSLVNDNSESTNSLVAMLLSSGLLIGAFAWLAKLSTENGGIGVGMRMGKSNARVYKKSKTGISFADVAGVDEAKQELQEVVDFLQNGAKYRQIGAKIPKGVLLVGSPGTGKTLLAKAVAGEAGVPFLSMSGSEFVELYVGVGASRVRDLFSQAKRQAPCIIFIDELDAIGKSRGNNPNGGNDEREQTLNQLLTEMDGFDGNEGVILIAATNRPEILDPALRRPGRFDRQVLVDRPDKSGRIEILKVHSRKVVLGENVDLTEIASQTGGFAGADLANLVNEAALLAARNNGQTVLMTDFNEAFERVVAGLEKRSRVLTPIERQTVAYHEVGHAFVGALMPGGNKVAKISIVPRGLGALGYTLQTPESDRFLMLEDELRGKIATLLGGRAAEKAVFNKVSTGASDDIQKATELAEKAVTEYGMSKDLGPVAFAKNEGQFLEGFTSRRTVGVEVAGEIDRLVKQNIEQGYEIALKIIEFNRDLLDSTTQTLLKNEVLEGEQLQTILSLVKAPEELKTFLQG from the coding sequence ATGAAAACTCAAACCATTTCGCAAGCAACCTACAATACATTTATTAATGAGATTAGAGCCAATAAAATTCAGCAGGTGACGATTAAATCTCGCTGGATTGAATATCAACTCAAGGCAGAATTTGGTGGTCAACGCTATCGAACTCAAAAGCATGATTCTGATGAAAATTTGATTAGCGTGCTGAGTCGCCAAAACATTGAGTTTAGTCTTGTTAATGATAATTCAGAGTCTACCAATAGTTTGGTGGCGATGCTTCTTTCTTCAGGACTATTAATAGGTGCTTTTGCTTGGCTAGCTAAATTAAGCACTGAAAACGGCGGTATCGGTGTTGGTATGAGGATGGGCAAAAGCAATGCACGAGTCTATAAAAAGAGTAAGACTGGCATTAGCTTTGCTGACGTTGCAGGGGTAGATGAGGCAAAACAAGAACTGCAAGAAGTTGTTGATTTTCTCCAGAATGGTGCTAAATATCGTCAGATTGGGGCGAAAATTCCCAAAGGAGTATTATTAGTTGGTTCTCCAGGAACAGGCAAGACTTTACTGGCAAAAGCCGTAGCAGGGGAAGCAGGCGTTCCTTTTTTGAGTATGTCTGGTTCGGAATTTGTCGAGTTGTACGTTGGTGTAGGTGCTTCTAGGGTCAGAGATTTATTTAGTCAGGCAAAACGCCAAGCACCCTGTATTATTTTTATTGATGAACTAGATGCTATTGGTAAATCTCGTGGTAACAACCCTAATGGCGGTAATGATGAACGAGAGCAAACTTTAAATCAGTTGCTAACGGAAATGGATGGCTTTGATGGCAACGAAGGCGTAATCTTAATAGCTGCTACCAACCGACCAGAGATTTTAGATCCTGCTTTGCGTCGCCCTGGTAGATTTGACCGACAGGTATTAGTCGATCGCCCTGATAAAAGTGGCAGAATAGAAATACTCAAAGTCCATTCTCGTAAGGTAGTGCTGGGGGAAAATGTAGACTTAACCGAAATTGCGTCCCAAACTGGGGGATTTGCAGGGGCCGATTTAGCTAACCTGGTCAACGAAGCTGCCCTGCTAGCTGCCCGTAACAACGGTCAGACAGTATTAATGACAGACTTTAACGAAGCCTTTGAACGAGTTGTGGCAGGTTTAGAAAAGCGATCGCGCGTACTAACCCCTATAGAGCGTCAAACCGTGGCATATCATGAGGTTGGTCATGCTTTTGTCGGTGCCTTGATGCCTGGAGGCAATAAAGTTGCCAAAATTTCTATCGTCCCTCGCGGACTAGGTGCCTTGGGCTATACCTTACAAACTCCAGAGTCAGATCGCTTCTTGATGCTAGAGGATGAGCTTAGAGGCAAAATTGCTACCTTACTAGGAGGACGGGCAGCAGAGAAAGCAGTTTTTAACAAAGTCTCTACGGGGGCGAGTGATGATATTCAAAAGGCAACCGAACTGGCTGAAAAAGCCGTAACCGAGTATGGCATGAGTAAAGATTTAGGTCCAGTTGCTTTTGCTAAAAACGAAGGGCAATTTCTTGAGGGTTTCACTTCTAGAAGAACTGTAGGGGTCGAAGTGGCAGGTGAAATAGATCGCCTAGTCAAGCAAAATATTGAGCAAGGCTATGAAATAGCTTTAAAAATTATCGAATTTAACCGCGATTTGTTAGATTCAACCACCCAAACTCTACTTAAAAATGAAGTTTTAGAAGGCGAGCAATTACAGACAATTTTATCTTTGGTCAAAGCACCAGAGGAACTAAAAACCTTCTTGCAGGGATAG
- a CDS encoding sterol desaturase family protein yields MLLLTAFVAAFIFASFVEYWLHRWMHIDPRLGRDIIPHYEHHRANTANGVLLEFKDYALVVPLSFLAFLISIPIGISAVAGSIVYAAFSAYAHQLQHECPTKCVWLKMPVHYVHHKYNQWDCNFGLAVDWWDKIFGTYKAMDWLTPEELEKPAKGYLQIKW; encoded by the coding sequence ATGCTTCTTTTAACTGCTTTTGTAGCAGCTTTTATTTTTGCAAGCTTTGTGGAATATTGGCTACATCGTTGGATGCACATAGATCCTCGCTTGGGTAGAGATATTATTCCTCATTATGAACATCATCGAGCCAATACGGCTAACGGGGTTTTATTAGAGTTCAAAGATTATGCGCTGGTAGTTCCTTTAAGCTTTTTGGCGTTTTTGATCTCAATACCAATAGGAATTAGTGCTGTGGCAGGCAGTATTGTCTATGCTGCTTTTTCTGCCTATGCTCATCAATTACAACATGAATGTCCAACCAAGTGTGTTTGGCTAAAAATGCCTGTCCATTATGTACATCATAAATATAATCAGTGGGACTGTAATTTTGGCTTGGCAGTAGACTGGTGGGATAAAATATTTGGTACTTATAAAGCAATGGATTGGTTAACCCCAGAAGAATTGGAAAAACCAGCCAAAGGCTATTTACAAATTAAATGGTAG
- a CDS encoding DUF1825 family protein, whose translation MGFFDSQVVQEEAKKLFEDYQSLMTLGSEYGKFDREGKKMFIDQMEQLMERYRIFMKRFELSEDFMAQMTVQQLKTQLNQFGMTPQQMFDQMEVTLKRMKAEIQP comes from the coding sequence ATGGGATTTTTTGACTCTCAAGTAGTACAAGAAGAAGCCAAAAAGCTTTTTGAGGACTATCAATCTCTGATGACATTAGGTAGCGAATACGGCAAATTTGACCGAGAAGGCAAAAAAATGTTTATCGATCAAATGGAGCAATTAATGGAACGCTATCGCATTTTTATGAAGCGGTTTGAGCTATCAGAAGATTTTATGGCACAGATGACTGTGCAGCAATTGAAAACACAGCTAAATCAATTTGGCATGACTCCCCAGCAAATGTTCGACCAAATGGAAGTGACCCTTAAAAGAATGAAGGCTGAAATTCAACCATAA
- a CDS encoding Na(+)/H(+) antiporter subunit B: protein MKWLYLAAGLAFFVKMLIMPNPAAQWQEVSIVGSIVEDTGVPNAVSGIIFRNRLYDTIFEVVVFSIAILGTKFLLADEQPTETVYQFSDRPSMILARLGATIAALVSIELAIRGHLSPGGGFAAGVAGGTAIGLLAITLSSQQMEAIYQKYHAATWEKLSVLIFISLAVVTLIGWKLPPGELGTLFSGGIIPLLNILVAVKVALGSWAVILLFIRYRGLL, encoded by the coding sequence ATGAAGTGGCTTTATCTTGCAGCAGGATTAGCATTCTTCGTCAAAATGCTGATTATGCCCAATCCAGCAGCCCAATGGCAAGAAGTTTCCATTGTTGGTTCGATAGTAGAAGATACTGGTGTACCTAATGCAGTTTCGGGCATAATTTTTCGCAATCGTCTTTATGACACAATTTTTGAGGTGGTAGTATTTTCGATCGCCATCTTGGGGACGAAATTTTTGCTAGCAGACGAACAACCTACCGAAACAGTCTATCAATTTAGCGATCGCCCGTCTATGATTCTTGCACGCCTGGGTGCAACCATTGCTGCCTTGGTAAGTATCGAATTAGCAATTCGCGGACATCTTAGTCCTGGTGGCGGTTTTGCTGCGGGGGTTGCAGGAGGAACAGCGATCGGTTTACTTGCCATTACCTTATCATCTCAACAAATGGAAGCAATCTATCAAAAATATCATGCTGCTACCTGGGAAAAGCTTTCAGTGCTGATTTTTATTTCCTTAGCGGTGGTAACTTTAATCGGTTGGAAATTACCGCCAGGAGAATTAGGCACGCTTTTTAGTGGAGGAATTATTCCTTTACTCAATATTTTAGTTGCTGTAAAAGTGGCATTAGGCTCGTGGGCAGTGATTTTACTGTTTATTCGCTATCGAGGGTTATTATGA
- a CDS encoding DUF4040 domain-containing protein yields MIDNYIYAIVALMPLAALMLVFQVNPYHALVIRGILGAIAALIYAVLGAADVALTEALVGTMLAITLYVVAVRSSLVMRLGVLSEMKARKDIKDIYLRELITNLQKVITQYHLRLEIVEYSNSKALEKALMAKEVHAICSKSASNNSPMYQTAIRVQRLFEIMQTELIAPETTLTYVTVNKEEDHS; encoded by the coding sequence ATGATTGATAATTACATCTATGCCATTGTTGCCTTAATGCCATTAGCGGCTTTGATGTTGGTATTCCAAGTTAATCCTTATCACGCGTTGGTTATCCGAGGCATTTTAGGAGCGATCGCAGCATTGATCTATGCAGTTTTAGGCGCAGCAGACGTGGCTTTAACTGAAGCTTTAGTAGGGACAATGTTGGCAATTACTCTTTATGTCGTTGCCGTCCGTTCCTCCTTGGTAATGCGTCTTGGGGTACTTTCAGAAATGAAGGCACGCAAAGATATTAAAGATATTTATTTAAGAGAACTAATAACCAATCTTCAAAAAGTTATTACTCAATATCATTTACGTCTTGAAATAGTCGAATATTCCAACTCAAAAGCCCTAGAAAAAGCACTGATGGCTAAAGAAGTTCACGCTATTTGTAGTAAATCGGCATCAAATAATAGCCCAATGTATCAAACTGCAATCAGAGTGCAGCGTCTGTTTGAAATTATGCAAACCGAATTAATCGCACCAGAAACTACTTTGACCTACGTAACCGTAAACAAAGAGGAGGATCATTCATGA
- a CDS encoding monovalent cation/H(+) antiporter subunit G: protein MIDILSYSLLIIGIIFWFWGTLPLIGNRSVLFKLHSLSVADTLGSMTIIFGLLLKIPNEWSLLLLAIISLAIWNTVLGYVLAYCSSSGKSND, encoded by the coding sequence ATGATTGACATTTTAAGTTACAGTCTGTTGATTATCGGCATTATATTCTGGTTTTGGGGAACATTGCCCTTAATTGGCAACAGATCCGTACTATTTAAGCTTCATAGTCTTTCTGTCGCCGATACCCTTGGTTCTATGACTATTATTTTCGGGTTACTACTTAAAATACCCAATGAATGGTCGTTGTTGCTCTTGGCAATTATTTCCTTAGCAATTTGGAATACAGTACTGGGCTATGTTTTGGCGTATTGTTCTAGTAGTGGAAAAAGCAATGATTGA
- a CDS encoding Na+/H+ antiporter subunit E, protein MEAIAILNIILRLTIWFLLTADYSLANIIIGVAIALLLPRSYTSPEALNDWLRVLWEIVVAIPQAYIEAIQIMLRPHNEEDIVRKRVKSRRTPGLIFLDIFLITFTPKTIVVKYDEAGWYEVHRVKPKVRSREANRD, encoded by the coding sequence ATGGAGGCGATCGCAATTCTCAATATAATACTACGACTAACAATTTGGTTTTTACTCACTGCTGATTATAGTCTGGCTAATATTATTATCGGCGTGGCGATCGCGCTGCTATTGCCTCGTAGCTATACATCTCCAGAAGCGTTAAATGATTGGCTACGGGTGTTGTGGGAAATCGTCGTTGCTATTCCTCAAGCTTATATTGAGGCAATCCAAATTATGCTTCGACCCCACAATGAAGAGGATATCGTCAGGAAAAGAGTTAAATCTCGACGGACACCAGGACTAATATTTCTCGATATATTTTTGATTACCTTTACCCCTAAAACTATTGTCGTGAAATATGACGAAGCTGGCTGGTATGAGGTGCATCGAGTTAAACCGAAGGTAAGGAGTAGAGAAGCCAATAGAGATTAG
- a CDS encoding cation:proton antiporter, giving the protein MIKMTIAWLAIPFFIGFVIYLFPKLDRILALGIALVSTAYAVVIFLLGSPLDIQLLDNFGVTLIIDQLSGFFILTNALVTAAVILYCWQTGKTAFFYTQLIILHGSVNATFICADFISLYVALEVISIASFLLIAYPRTDRSIWVGLRYLFVSNVAMLFYLVGAVLVYQAHHSFNYAGLRGSPPEAIALIFLGLLVKGGIFVSGLWLPLTHSESESPVSAMLSGVVVKAGVFPLVRCALLLAEIDPIVRFFGVATALFGVGFAVLEKDTKRMLAFHTISQLGFVLAAPVVGGFYALTHGLVKSALFLIAGVLPSRNFKQLQQQPIDNKIWLALAIASFSISGFPLLSGFGAKVLTSKNLLPWQVIGMNLAALGTAISFAKFIFLPHGRRLGEGDTGGHEERAQKKIQPGFWWAMVILLGGLIGANVFYYQAYSLQNTIKPLATIALGWLAYLLIFKKLAIKIPRDFEQFDHLIGVMAVTLVLLFWIVWRRSQFSI; this is encoded by the coding sequence ATGATCAAGATGACGATCGCCTGGCTAGCTATACCATTTTTTATCGGCTTTGTTATTTATCTGTTTCCCAAGCTAGATCGGATTCTAGCATTAGGAATTGCTCTAGTTTCGACTGCTTACGCCGTGGTGATATTTTTACTCGGTTCACCTTTAGATATTCAGTTACTAGATAATTTTGGCGTTACTTTAATCATTGACCAATTAAGTGGCTTTTTTATTCTTACTAATGCACTGGTGACAGCAGCAGTTATTCTTTACTGTTGGCAAACTGGCAAAACAGCTTTTTTCTATACGCAGCTAATTATTTTGCATGGAAGTGTTAACGCTACTTTTATCTGTGCTGATTTTATTAGTCTCTATGTGGCACTAGAAGTAATTAGCATTGCATCCTTTCTGCTAATTGCTTATCCCCGCACTGACAGATCGATTTGGGTAGGATTGCGCTATCTTTTCGTCAGCAATGTAGCCATGCTGTTTTATTTGGTGGGGGCAGTGCTGGTATATCAAGCGCATCATTCCTTTAATTATGCAGGTTTACGTGGTTCTCCCCCAGAAGCGATCGCCCTAATTTTTCTCGGACTATTAGTTAAAGGCGGTATTTTTGTTTCAGGCTTGTGGTTGCCCTTAACTCACTCCGAATCAGAAAGTCCTGTCTCGGCAATGCTTTCGGGAGTAGTAGTTAAAGCGGGTGTCTTCCCCTTAGTACGTTGCGCGCTGCTGTTGGCAGAAATCGATCCTATTGTCAGGTTTTTTGGCGTGGCTACAGCACTTTTTGGAGTAGGTTTTGCGGTTTTGGAAAAAGATACCAAGCGGATGTTAGCGTTTCACACTATTTCTCAGTTAGGTTTTGTCCTTGCTGCGCCAGTTGTAGGTGGTTTTTATGCCCTAACTCACGGTTTGGTCAAGTCTGCATTGTTTTTAATTGCGGGGGTTTTACCTAGTCGCAACTTTAAACAACTGCAACAGCAACCTATCGATAATAAGATTTGGCTGGCTTTAGCGATCGCTAGTTTTTCAATTTCTGGATTTCCTTTACTGTCTGGTTTTGGGGCAAAAGTCTTAACTAGCAAAAATCTCTTACCCTGGCAGGTGATTGGCATGAATCTTGCTGCACTGGGAACAGCAATTTCTTTTGCTAAATTTATTTTTCTGCCACACGGAAGGCGACTAGGAGAGGGAGATACTGGGGGACATGAAGAGCGGGCGCAGAAGAAGATCCAACCTGGATTTTGGTGGGCGATGGTAATTTTACTAGGGGGATTAATTGGTGCAAATGTTTTTTACTATCAAGCCTATAGCTTACAAAATACAATTAAACCTTTAGCCACTATTGCTTTAGGTTGGTTGGCTTATCTTTTAATCTTCAAGAAACTAGCAATTAAAATACCCCGTGATTTTGAGCAATTCGATCATTTGATTGGGGTCATGGCAGTAACGTTAGTTTTACTTTTCTGGATAGTATGGAGGCGATCGCAATTCTCAATATAA
- a CDS encoding cation:proton antiporter subunit C has product MLEACILATMLCGFFGIIFKQNLVMKIISMDIMSTGVIAYYVLVASRDGLYTPIVSNKDNIAYADPVPQAVILTAIVIGFSIQALMLVGVMKLAKDNPTLETSAIEENNTP; this is encoded by the coding sequence ATGTTAGAAGCTTGTATTTTAGCCACTATGTTATGTGGATTTTTTGGCATTATCTTTAAACAAAATCTAGTCATGAAAATTATCTCGATGGACATTATGAGTACAGGAGTCATTGCCTATTATGTGCTGGTAGCATCACGGGATGGTTTGTATACGCCCATTGTGAGCAATAAAGATAATATTGCTTATGCCGATCCTGTTCCCCAGGCGGTTATTTTAACGGCGATTGTGATTGGCTTTTCAATCCAGGCTTTAATGCTGGTGGGAGTAATGAAGTTAGCAAAAGATAATCCGACTTTAGAAACGAGTGCGATCGAAGAGAATAATACGCCATGA
- a CDS encoding ABC transporter ATP-binding protein has product MSIIAVENLSKIYPVAIKKPGLKGTLTHFFRRTYREIKAVQNVTFQIQPGEVVGFLGANGAGKTTTLKMLTGLIHPSEGEVMVADHIPFRRQPQFLHKTSLVMGQKQQLLWDLPALDSLRINAAVYNIPDKIFKQRLGELATMLDVTDKLNQPVRKLSLGERMKAELLAALLHHPQILFLDEPTLGLDVNAQVAVRKFLQEYNQRYGATILLTSHYMADITALCDRVLLIHQGQLIYDGLLDGLLDRFAPYRQVKVVLAQPVSETELKEFGEIESIQGQEVKFLIPREKLTSTISQILAQLQIQDLNVNDPPIEEIIGRLFQAGIS; this is encoded by the coding sequence GTGTCTATCATTGCCGTCGAAAACCTCAGTAAAATATACCCTGTAGCGATCAAAAAGCCAGGACTCAAGGGAACTTTAACCCACTTTTTTCGCCGTACCTATCGCGAAATCAAAGCTGTGCAAAATGTAACTTTCCAGATTCAGCCAGGGGAAGTGGTCGGATTTTTGGGTGCTAATGGTGCAGGCAAAACTACCACTCTAAAAATGTTAACGGGTTTAATCCATCCTTCTGAGGGAGAGGTAATGGTGGCAGATCATATTCCTTTTCGCCGTCAGCCTCAGTTTTTACACAAAACCAGCCTAGTGATGGGACAAAAGCAGCAATTACTTTGGGACTTACCTGCTCTAGATTCTTTACGCATTAATGCTGCTGTTTACAATATTCCCGACAAGATTTTCAAACAGCGTCTGGGCGAATTGGCGACTATGTTAGATGTTACCGATAAGCTTAATCAGCCAGTGCGAAAGCTTTCTTTAGGAGAAAGAATGAAGGCTGAGTTGTTAGCTGCTTTGCTACATCATCCTCAGATATTGTTTCTCGATGAGCCGACTTTGGGTTTAGACGTTAATGCTCAAGTAGCAGTCAGAAAGTTTCTGCAAGAATATAATCAACGCTATGGAGCAACAATTTTGCTGACTAGCCACTATATGGCAGACATTACGGCATTGTGCGATCGCGTTTTGTTAATTCATCAGGGACAACTTATCTATGACGGCTTACTTGATGGTTTACTTGACCGCTTTGCCCCCTATCGTCAAGTAAAAGTGGTATTGGCACAGCCAGTCTCAGAGACAGAATTGAAAGAATTTGGCGAGATTGAATCTATCCAAGGACAAGAAGTTAAATTTTTAATCCCCAGAGAAAAACTAACCTCCACTATTTCTCAGATTTTGGCTCAATTACAAATACAAGATTTAAACGTCAACGATCCACCAATTGAAGAAATTATTGGTCGTTTGTTTCAAGCAGGAATTTCTTGA
- the argF gene encoding ornithine carbamoyltransferase yields the protein MKKLKGRDLLGTADLNAEETLSLLELARKLKNQELVIQCNKVLGLLFYKASTRTRVSFSVAMYQLGGQVIDLNPSLTQVGRGEPIEDTARVLDRYLDILAIRTFAQADLQTFANYAQIPIINALTDLEHPCQILADLLTVQECFGSLAGKTLTYLGDGNNMANSLLLGGALTGLNIRVAAPQGYEPDPDIVQRAQKIAAGKSEIVVTQDPIAAVEGAQVVYTDVWASMGQEDSADQRIPIFKPYQVNQQLINHADPQAIILHCLPAHRGEEITNEAIESERSRVWDQAENRMHAQKALLASLLGWE from the coding sequence ATGAAAAAGCTTAAAGGAAGAGATCTGCTTGGCACTGCCGATTTGAACGCCGAAGAAACTCTGAGTTTATTAGAATTAGCTCGTAAACTAAAAAATCAAGAACTAGTTATTCAATGCAATAAAGTTTTAGGTTTACTATTTTATAAAGCCTCAACCCGTACCAGAGTATCTTTTAGCGTGGCAATGTATCAGCTAGGGGGACAGGTCATCGATCTTAATCCTAGCTTGACTCAGGTTGGTCGTGGTGAACCAATTGAAGACACTGCTAGGGTATTAGACCGCTACCTTGATATCTTGGCTATACGCACCTTTGCCCAAGCAGATCTCCAAACCTTTGCTAATTATGCTCAAATTCCGATTATTAATGCTTTGACTGATTTAGAGCATCCCTGTCAGATTTTGGCTGATTTATTAACGGTACAAGAGTGTTTTGGTTCATTAGCGGGCAAAACCCTAACTTATTTAGGAGATGGAAATAATATGGCTAACTCTCTACTCCTGGGAGGTGCTTTGACTGGTTTAAATATCAGGGTTGCTGCTCCTCAAGGTTATGAACCAGACCCCGATATTGTGCAGCGCGCTCAAAAAATTGCTGCGGGTAAGTCTGAGATTGTTGTTACCCAAGATCCCATTGCTGCTGTAGAAGGAGCGCAGGTAGTTTATACAGATGTTTGGGCAAGTATGGGACAAGAAGACTCCGCAGATCAAAGGATTCCTATTTTTAAACCCTATCAGGTAAACCAGCAGCTTATTAATCATGCCGATCCTCAGGCTATTATTCTCCATTGCTTACCTGCCCATCGAGGAGAAGAAATTACCAATGAGGCGATCGAGAGTGAGCGATCGCGTGTATGGGATCAGGCAGAAAATAGAATGCACGCCCAAAAAGCCCTATTGGCTAGCTTATTAGGTTGGGAATAG
- a CDS encoding prohibitin family protein, with protein MNTQSSNSWQPLLGGIVAALVALLAFNSFVILNPGQAGVLSILGKAQDGVLLEGLHFRPPLVSNVDIYDLTVQKFEVPAESSTKDLQDLKASFAINFRLDPIQVVEIRRKQGTLQNIVSKIIAPQTQESFKIAAARRTVEEAITKRNELKQDFDNALGERLDKYGIIILDTSVVDLNFSPEFARAVEEKQIAEQKSQRAVYVAREAEQQAQADINRAKGKAEAQRLLAETLKAQGGELVLKKEAIEAWREGGAQMPRVLVTSGDSQGGIPFLFNLSEAE; from the coding sequence TTGAATACTCAGTCATCAAATAGTTGGCAGCCTTTGCTGGGTGGTATTGTTGCTGCTTTAGTAGCTTTGCTTGCTTTCAATTCATTTGTCATTCTTAATCCAGGTCAGGCTGGAGTTTTAAGTATTTTAGGCAAGGCTCAAGATGGCGTATTGCTTGAAGGACTCCATTTTCGTCCACCATTAGTATCTAATGTAGATATTTACGATTTAACGGTACAAAAATTTGAAGTACCTGCCGAAAGCTCTACTAAAGATTTACAAGATCTTAAAGCTAGCTTTGCAATTAACTTCCGTCTCGATCCGATTCAAGTAGTTGAAATTAGAAGAAAACAGGGAACATTGCAAAATATTGTCTCAAAAATTATTGCTCCTCAAACCCAAGAATCATTTAAAATCGCAGCAGCCAGAAGAACGGTTGAAGAAGCAATTACTAAGAGGAATGAATTAAAACAAGACTTTGATAATGCTCTGGGAGAGCGTTTAGACAAATACGGCATCATTATCTTAGATACCAGCGTCGTTGACCTTAATTTCTCTCCTGAATTTGCTAGAGCAGTTGAAGAGAAGCAAATTGCCGAACAAAAATCCCAAAGAGCAGTATATGTAGCTAGAGAGGCAGAGCAGCAGGCTCAGGCAGATATTAACCGTGCCAAAGGTAAAGCTGAGGCTCAAAGACTATTAGCAGAAACGCTTAAAGCTCAGGGTGGAGAACTAGTATTGAAAAAAGAAGCGATCGAAGCTTGGCGAGAAGGTGGAGCGCAGATGCCCAGAGTATTAGTTACTAGTGGTGATTCTCAAGGCGGTATTCCCTTCTTATTTAATTTAAGTGAAGCGGAGTAG
- a CDS encoding YciI family protein — protein sequence MPTFVKIEKGIVNKIAFDQYVPAHKKYVRQLIAQGHKARTGYWKGLGGGMLIFEASSLQEAQTIVAQDPLIANKCVDFELYEWCIVVE from the coding sequence ATGCCTACTTTCGTCAAAATAGAAAAGGGAATAGTCAACAAAATTGCTTTTGATCAATATGTTCCTGCACACAAAAAATATGTACGCCAACTAATTGCTCAAGGACACAAAGCGAGAACAGGCTATTGGAAAGGATTAGGAGGAGGAATGCTGATTTTTGAAGCAAGTTCTCTTCAAGAAGCACAAACTATAGTCGCTCAAGATCCCTTGATTGCTAACAAGTGCGTAGATTTTGAGCTTTATGAATGGTGCATAGTGGTTGAATAA